DNA from Streptomyces sp. NBC_01260:
GCCGAGGAGTTCGGCGGCCCGGATGACCAGGGTGCCCTTGGGCACGCTGATCTCGATGCCGTCGATGGTCAGCGTGACGAGGTCCTCGGGCGGGAGAGCCGCCTCGCCGCCCCCGGAGGGCGCACTCGTGGTGACTGTCATGCGTTCACCCCCCGGTGAGCGTTCTTGTCGTCGGCCCAGACGGTCGACTTGGCGGGATCGAAGGGGCAGCCCTTGCCCGTGATGTGCTGCTCGTACTCCTCGCGGAAGTACTTGAGCGAGGAGAAGATCGGCGAGGCGGCGCCGTCACCGAGGGCGCAGAACGACTTGCCGTTGATGTTGTCGGCGATGTCGTTCAGCTTGTCGAGGTCGGACATCTGTCCCTTGCCGGCCTCGATGTCGCGGAGCAGCTGGACGAGCCAGTAGGTGCCCTCACGGCACGGCGTGCACTTGCCGCAGGACTCGTGGGCGTAGAACTCGGTCCACCGGGTGACGGCCCGCACGACGCAGGTCGTCTCGTCGAAGCACTGGAGCGCCTTGGTGCCGAGCATGGAACCGGCGGCACCGACGCCCTCGTAGTCGAGGGGCACGTCGAGGTGCTCCTCGGTGAACATCGGGGTGGAGGAGCCGCCCGGGGTCCAGAACTTGAGCCGGTGGCCGGGGCGCATACCGCCGCTGATGTCGAGGAGCTGGCGCAGTGTGACGCCGAGCGGGGCCTCGTACTGGCCGGGCCCCGAGACGTGTCCGCTGAGCGAGTAGAGCGTGAAGCCCGGGGACTTCTCGCTGCCCATCGACTTGAACCAGTCCTTGCCCTTGTTCAGGATCGCGGGAACCGAGGCGATGGACTCGACGTTGTTCACCACAGTGGGGCAGGCGTACAGACCGGCGACCGCGGGGAAGGGCGGCCGGAGCCGGGGCTGGCCGCGCCGTCCTTCGAGCGAGTCGAGCAGCGCGGTCTCCTCACCGCAGATGTACGCGCCGGCGCCCGCGTGCACGGTGAGTTCCAGATCGAGTCCGGAGCCCATGATGTCCGTACCGAGGTAGCCCGCCTCGTACGCCTCGCGCACGGCCTCGTGCAGCCGCCGCAGTACGGGGACGACTTCGCCGCGCAGGTAGATGAAGGCGTGCGAGGAGCGGATCGCGTAGCAGGCGATCACGATGCCTTCGATGAGGCTGTGCGGGTTGGCGAAGAGGAGCGGGATGTCCTTGCAGGTCCCGGGCTCCGACTCGTCGGCGTTGACCACCAGGTAGTGCGGTTTGCCGTCGCCCTGCGGGATGAACTGCCACTTCATCCCGGTGGGGAAGCCCGCGCCGCCGCGGCCGCGCAGACCGGAGTCCTTGACGTACGCGATGAGGTCGTCCGGGGTCATGGCGAGGGCCTTGCGCAGTCCCTCGTACCCCTCGTGGCGGCGGTAGGTCTCCAGGGTCCAGGATTCGGGCTCGTCCCAGAAGGCGGACAGGACCGGTGCCAGAAGCTTCTCGGGACTGGTCCCGTTCTTGTCGATTTCGGCGGCCAACGTCATCACTCCCCCTCCTCGGCGGCGGGACCGGCCGGGTGGTCCGGGTCGGATGCCGAGGTCTGCTGTGGTGCGTCGTGGGAGCTGAGGTGCTCGGCGCCCTTGTGCGGTTCGTCGCGCGGGGCTTGGTCGCGCGGGGTCTCACCACGCGGGGAGACCACCCGCGGCTGTCCGGTGGCCTCGCCCTTGGCCAGCTTCAGGCCGATCAGCGAGGCGGGTCCGGCACCGCCGGTGGCCTGGACGGCGCCGGGGCGCTCGTCGGGGA
Protein-coding regions in this window:
- the nuoF gene encoding NADH-quinone oxidoreductase subunit NuoF — its product is MTLAAEIDKNGTSPEKLLAPVLSAFWDEPESWTLETYRRHEGYEGLRKALAMTPDDLIAYVKDSGLRGRGGAGFPTGMKWQFIPQGDGKPHYLVVNADESEPGTCKDIPLLFANPHSLIEGIVIACYAIRSSHAFIYLRGEVVPVLRRLHEAVREAYEAGYLGTDIMGSGLDLELTVHAGAGAYICGEETALLDSLEGRRGQPRLRPPFPAVAGLYACPTVVNNVESIASVPAILNKGKDWFKSMGSEKSPGFTLYSLSGHVSGPGQYEAPLGVTLRQLLDISGGMRPGHRLKFWTPGGSSTPMFTEEHLDVPLDYEGVGAAGSMLGTKALQCFDETTCVVRAVTRWTEFYAHESCGKCTPCREGTYWLVQLLRDIEAGKGQMSDLDKLNDIADNINGKSFCALGDGAASPIFSSLKYFREEYEQHITGKGCPFDPAKSTVWADDKNAHRGVNA